From the genome of Salmo salar chromosome ssa29, Ssal_v3.1, whole genome shotgun sequence:
cctttctgttcccctcagacagagagagggatttctgtgctgtgtttgggtccagtgtgagctgacaggaatctgggagaagagcagagcagagaccaatgaggagAGTTAGAACAGTAAATTAAGGCACATactatactgtatctaccctgtctttgattacaGCAGAGAAGAGATCAATGTGAGCAGTATCTACAATTGAAATATCACAAGGTTTGTGAGTAGTGTCAgaaaaaagagactgttagttacttgaTGAAGAAACTCACATTGTAAGAACTGTTCTCtagtcttgggctctggaggcagtaaAACATCCACtgtattcactacagacacacagacattcacagagagagagaatattatcAGCATACCATATTGCACATGTATAAAGTGATGACTATAGGACCTCTGATTGGTCTAAACTAGGTGTTCTTACACTATGTATTGTGTTAGTATTATATTCAACTCACCTGtggtggagatcttggtccattctcctttaagaacgtcttctagtttctctctgacatcagaaacaaccttattcacatctccaaagtactgaggATGGataacgatgctgggtaagtctgaagagacactgggactggagagagactgataactctggggagagacagagataaagagagtgtgagagacagacagagcgagagtagATAATTGACAATGTTTTTTGTGATCAAATATTTTGTATTAATGTCAGGTAACATGAACACTGATATGGAGAATAAAGTATAATTGACAAAATGTATAGTTTCACAACAAGTACATTTCTGTATCAcctgtaacaagacagtttagttacctggaggaaatggatgtgatcctctatgtgtgagagctgctccagctcagcgtTTCTcctcctcagctcagctatctcctgctccAGTTGCTCCAGGAGTCCATCAGCTTGACTCACTTGAGCCTTCTCCTGGTCTCTGATCaactccttcacctcagagcaccttctctcaatggagcggatcagctcattAAAGATCctatcactgtcctccactgctgcctgtgcagagtgCTGTTCAGAcacaaagagagaagagaaggcttCATGTTAAGTAGAATTAATTTCTACCGAAAACGTTTTTATTTTCATTGAGGATTAAGGTTCTACCTAGAAGCCTTTTCATCTGAATAAGCTTTCTCACTGATGGTATCAGTCTAGCCGCCCCAACGAAACCCAGAAACATAAACCCAGAAACAATACAAGTAGAATAAAACAACAATCAAAATCATAGGTACAACCGTAAGTGAACTAATGCAAAGAGAGatgaacaattacccacaaccctccAACAAAATGTAAAACCTATAAGATaagggttctaggtagaacccttcatagaggCCCACATAAAAAATACTATCCACTGACTtcacaaaatattaagaacaccttcctaatattattTTGCTTTTGCaacccctttttccctcagaacagcctcaattcgtcggggcatgtactctacaaagtgttgaaagcattccacagggatatgGCCCATGTTGTGTCCTAtggttcccacagttgtgtcaatatggctggatgtcctttgggtggtggaccattcttgatacagacaggaaactgttgagcatgaaaaacccagcagcattgcagttcgtgacacaaaccggtgcgcctgtcgcctactaccatactccgttctaaggcacttaaatcttttgtcttgcccattcactctgaatggcacatacacacaatccatgtctcaatagtcTCAAGGCTTaagaatccttctttaacctttctcctccccttaatctacactgactgaagtggatttaaccaaAAAAGATATCCTGATCCAgattaaacattttgaaaaacagggccctggtcaataaaACTTaccttgagagactccacagcctgttggagctccttcagctccttctctctctcctggattctCTGCTGGAgattctgctgactcatccccagctgacTCTATGGAGAAACACTGTTCATTGAGCTATCAAGGTGTATTTGTCCAGTAGTGCAATAGTATAGTATTACGATATAGTGCGCATAGAGGGTAGTAATTACATTTTAATAGAAGTCCCTTTGCAAAATTATATATCTATGATTTTAGTTAAAATATTATGTATTTTACAGTACTCATATCATAGTTTAAACAGAATTTTGGACTCTAAAGAAAATGAGGGTGTGTGACTACAGCAAAATGGTGATACATTTAGAGGATCATGTAACTAATTAGATATGTTTATCATATTCAAACAGCTCTCCTACTGTATAATTCATTATTTGTTTATCAGAGTCACCAACAAGTTATTCTGGTCTAACCTGTTTCTCGGTCCTTTccgctgcagctgacactgtatcatggcctttatgatCATCCACCATACACAGATAACAGATACAAttctgatcggtacgacagtaaatcTTCAGCAGTTCGTCATGACGGGAGCAGATGTTCTCCTGTAGCTGTGTGgaggctttgaccagcttgtgcttctttAGTCCAGGGACACTATAGTGAGGCTGGAGGTGAGTCTTGCAGGAAGacaccagacacaccagacaggacatgagggctttctgctttctggtcccagtgcagaaatcacatgccacatctccaggtccagcatagcacagatcAGGGGGAGCAGCCTgaagtcctgtcttcttcagtttctccaccacttcagccaacatgttattttttatCAGAGCAGGCCTTGCAgtgaaggtctgtctgcactgaggacagctgtAGATCCCCTTCAGatcatcctgatcccagcagccctcaatacagctcctacagtaactgtgtccacagggaaTAGCTACTggctccttcagtagatccaaacagacagaacagcagaactggtcctggtccagcagaactgcctgctgagccatttggacggttgttgTTCACTTTCACACAGACAAACGACACCGCGACTCAGATAAGTTTCGTTTTCCCAGAAGAGAGTTTTTGGGAGggacttcctggttctgccagaaGGTGGGGTTAGTTAGAGGAATGTAGTCCGATGCAAAAATGAATATCCTGTTGCCTAGGCTGGTTTACAGGTCTAAGCTGCTTTGTGACATATACTTCTGCAGCATGTTCCTATACCttttcaaaaatactgcagattGTAGAAAGTGCAATTTTAACTGCTATTTTGAGCAATTTGAAAGGTTAATTCAATGTCCACATGCAAATAACCCTTGAAATGATACATCTGTAGTAGTAAAGGGGAGACGTTTATTGAGAGAGAAATATGACTAAATGCTCGGCCCAGTCAATGAGATGTAGTTATGTTTTTTTCCAGTATATTTGTGCAGTGGCCACAGCCTGACCATCACATTATGTTTGGAAACAGAACAGGACAAATGCCAGGTCTAGCTAAGTTTATGTTGTTTGGTTGTTTGTATAAATTGCAGTAGTTGGTCCTCCTCAGTTAACTTACAAATTCAAACGAGTGAATAATACAACTTATTGAAATTAACAAATAAACTTTCTTTAAACAAGACATCAATACAGCAGTTGTATTTAAGTTTAGACTTCATCAAAGTGAGAATACATCAATATGGATGTGATTAAAACCTAGACTAAATTAAAGATTAAATCAAAATAATTGTACATACCAGACTAAAAGAGCATTAACCATCATTCTAATATG
Proteins encoded in this window:
- the LOC106597928 gene encoding tripartite motif-containing protein 16, with product MAQQAVLLDQDQFCCSVCLDLLKEPVAIPCGHSYCRSCIEGCWDQDDLKGIYSCPQCRQTFTARPALIKNNMLAEVVEKLKKTGLQAAPPDLCYAGPGDVACDFCTGTRKQKALMSCLVCLVSSCKTHLQPHYSVPGLKKHKLVKASTQLQENICSRHDELLKIYCRTDQNCICYLCMVDDHKGHDTVSAAAERTEKQSQLGMSQQNLQQRIQEREKELKELQQAVESLKHSAQAAVEDSDRIFNELIRSIERRCSEVKELIRDQEKAQVSQADGLLEQLEQEIAELRRRNAELEQLSHIEDHIHFLQSYQSLSSPSVSSDLPSIVIHPQYFGDVNKVVSDVREKLEDVLKGEWTKISTTVNTVDVLLPPEPKTREQFLQYSCQLTLDPNTAQKSLSLSEGNRKVTVVNAVNHPNPDHPDRFTDWWQVLCREGLSGRCYWEVEGYHGTVFIAVSYKDISRIGCGNDSRFGYNDKSWGLECSSNGYSFRHNNVETKVSGPQSSRVGVYLDHKAGILSFYSVSDTMTLLHTVETTFTKPLYPGICVWYKNNSAVLCTL